The sequence below is a genomic window from Dyadobacter chenwenxiniae.
AAACGTTACACCACCCAGTTCAGTATTACGGCCTGGAAGTGTAAATTTAAATGCACCGTATGACGAACCGTATTGATGTGTACCGGATGACATCATTCCACCGATCTTCGCATCTGCTTGCACAGTTGCAGTGAAGTTTTTGTAACGGAAACTATTCACGTTGCTGGCAAGGAATTTTTCCATCACAGTCCCCAGTTCTTTATCCGCTTTTGATCCGTAAGAACCGTTACGTACATAACCGATTCCACCTTCACCGTCGATTGATCCAATTACTTTTTGTCCGTTTGCAGGATTGTTTGCATCATCTGATGTGTAAGTTGCAAAGCCGTATCCTGTGATCAGCGTTCCGTAATCTTTACCAACCCTTGCAACGGACTTAATATCAGCTCCAAAACCAAGGTTCAATTCATAAGTATCAGTTCCCTGAACCAATTCCAAAACCTTATTACGGTTGCGTGAGAAGTTTATGCTCGTATTCCACTCAAAGTCTGCCTTTTTGATTGGGGTAGCAGTCAATAAGATCTCAACTCCTTTGTTCTGAATTTTACCTGCGTTTACTATTCTCTTATCAACACCAGATTCTGACGTTGTAGTCAGGTTCAGAATTTCGTTCTTGGTAATTTTGTTGTAAACAGTCGCGTCAATTCCCAAACGGTTGTTGAAGAAACGAACGTCAGCACCAAATTCAACTTCTCTGGCCAAACGGTTTCTCAAACCATAGTTAGGAAGTGTGTTGTCCCTGTAACCAGACCAGTTCACAGTCGATCCATCGGCCTGGATATAAGGGGATTTCGGCTCGTAAACACCCGTCTGGTTGGTAGACCATGCATCTGTGTCACCACCTGTGTAACCAAGGCTGGCTCTTAATTTACCAAAAGAAAGCCATGATGGAAGATCTTTCAAGGATTCAGTCGCAATCCAGGAAAGACCAACAGATGGGTAAGAATAAATGTAGTCACCGCTTCCATTTGCATAAGTCAATGTCGACGACCAGTCCGTACGATAACTGGCGCTCAATGTTAACGCGTCTTTATAAGTCAGGTCACCATAAGCGTAAAGCGCGTCAATTCTTTTGGATGGTGTAAGCGCAATGCTTTCCTGTTTCAAAACATTGATACTGTTTGACAAAGAGAAGACATCAGGAACACGAAGTCCGCCGTCAGTTTTATAATCAAACTTGCGACCGCCAATCAAACGGTTAGTCTCTCCACCCGCAGAAAGGCTGAAATTGAAGTCTTCTCCAATTTGCTTTGTTGCAGTGATCAACCCTTGGAAACGAGTCTGGCTTTTGTTTTCAGAATACTCACGGTATTCACCTCCTGAGAAGTTTACACCATCTCCTCTGTTTTTATTATTTCCGGTATATAATTCATTTTGAACATTACCGCGAACCAGAAAGCTCAGCCAATCTGTGATTGTTCCGTTCAAATCAATGTTTCCTCTGAAAACCTTCTCATTACGGAACTGCTTGAACTGAAATGTCTCAAACATGAATTGTGACATTCCATAAGGATCAGCTGTTCCTTGGCGACGACCACCGGCAACAGGATCAAGATAATTGTTTTTCCAATAATCGATATCTACGTTTCGCGGACGGCCGTATACAAAACGAAAAACCGGGTTGTATGTTCCGCCCTGGCGAATCGGATTCACCATGTCATTGTCCGTGTAATCTGCGCTTACGTCCAGATTCAGGATTTTGCCAATTTTCTGTGTTCCCCTGATGTTAAAGTTGTTTCTTTTCAACTCTGTTCCCGCAACCATGATAGAAGTGTTTTTCAAAGTTGAGAACGACGCACGGAATGAGCTGCGTTCGTTACCGCCTTCGATAGCAAGGTTATGGTTAATGTATTTTCCTGTTTGAAAAAAGCTCAAAGGATCGTTGGCTTTCCATTCCACCATACGGCCATCCAGGTCGCGTACTTGCTGACCTTCAAATTTGGGACCGTAAGAAAAGTTATAGTTTGCACGCTCAACTTCCGGAACGCCGTCAGCGCCTGTTGCAAATGTTGAGTTCAAACCTGCGCCATATTCATTTTGCAAATCCAAAAACTTGTAAGCAGTTTCGAAAGTAGAAGTGTGGTTGTAAGTAACACCCAAACCTTTATCCTGACGTCCTTTTTTGGTTTGAACAACAACAACACCATTCAACGCCTCAGAACCGTAAAGAGAACTGGCAGCTGAACCTTTCAACACGGTCATGGACTCAATGTTGTCCGGGTTGATGTTTTTCATAATGTTACCAAAATCCTGGTTCGCTCCCCAAGAGTCAGCACCGGTTGTTCCCGGACGGATAAGAACACCATCCACAACAAAAAGTGGCTGCGTATTTGGGCTCAAAGAAGCATTACCACGGATACGGATACGCGAAGAAGACATTGGACCACCCGTTCCCTGATTGATCATAACCCCGGCGACTTTACCTTGCAATGCGTTCACCATGTTGGCGTTGGCAGCTCTGGTAATGTCATTTCCCTGAACTGACTGTACAGAATAAGAAAGCTTTCTTGCCTCAGTAGACATACCGAAACCGGTAATAACTACTTCGTTAAGCGTCTTGTTGTCTTCCTCAATGTTCACGGTCAGCTGGCTTGCATTGCCAACTTCCACTTCCTTGCTGATGTAGCCAATCGAAGAAAATACAATTACAGCGGCGCTTGAAGGCACACTGACTGTAAATTTTCCATTAGCATCCGTTGCACCTCCGGTGTTGGATCCTTTAACCAGGTAAGAAACACCTGGCAAAGGATTCTGATCCTTGTCGAGCACCGTTCCGGTAACGGTTTTACTACTCTGGGCCATGCTCCATGTGCTCCCGATAAGCAG
It includes:
- a CDS encoding SusC/RagA family TonB-linked outer membrane protein; translation: MRQKFTTLTRLVTLLLLLIGSTWSMAQSSKTVTGTVLDKDQNPLPGVSYLVKGSNTGGATDANGKFTVSVPSSAAVIVFSSIGYISKEVEVGNASQLTVNIEEDNKTLNEVVITGFGMSTEARKLSYSVQSVQGNDITRAANANMVNALQGKVAGVMINQGTGGPMSSSRIRIRGNASLSPNTQPLFVVDGVLIRPGTTGADSWGANQDFGNIMKNINPDNIESMTVLKGSAASSLYGSEALNGVVVVQTKKGRQDKGLGVTYNHTSTFETAYKFLDLQNEYGAGLNSTFATGADGVPEVERANYNFSYGPKFEGQQVRDLDGRMVEWKANDPLSFFQTGKYINHNLAIEGGNERSSFRASFSTLKNTSIMVAGTELKRNNFNIRGTQKIGKILNLDVSADYTDNDMVNPIRQGGTYNPVFRFVYGRPRNVDIDYWKNNYLDPVAGGRRQGTADPYGMSQFMFETFQFKQFRNEKVFRGNIDLNGTITDWLSFLVRGNVQNELYTGNNKNRGDGVNFSGGEYREYSENKSQTRFQGLITATKQIGEDFNFSLSAGGETNRLIGGRKFDYKTDGGLRVPDVFSLSNSINVLKQESIALTPSKRIDALYAYGDLTYKDALTLSASYRTDWSSTLTYANGSGDYIYSYPSVGLSWIATESLKDLPSWLSFGKLRASLGYTGGDTDAWSTNQTGVYEPKSPYIQADGSTVNWSGYRDNTLPNYGLRNRLAREVEFGADVRFFNNRLGIDATVYNKITKNEILNLTTTSESGVDKRIVNAGKIQNKGVEILLTATPIKKADFEWNTSINFSRNRNKVLELVQGTDTYELNLGFGADIKSVARVGKDYGTLITGYGFATYTSDDANNPANGQKVIGSIDGEGGIGYVRNGSYGSKADKELGTVMEKFLASNVNSFRYKNFTATVQADAKIGGMMSSGTHQYGSSYGAFKFTLPGRNTELGGVTFTDAEGTVRNDGIIPEGVLANGFQVVVDGAPKDLGGMSYADAVAAGYVKPIPAYAYYLNLTQWSSGIREYSTFENSWVSLREVSVGYNVPSSLLGKAKIQSLRVSLVGRNLGYLYKTAKDGINPEGLYSNKAGEFMEYGGLPFTRNLGVSVSVGL